AAATTTGATACTCGTTAATTATAAATTCTTTTCGCAACAATGGCATTTGAACTGCCGCACGAGCTAGTAATAAATCATCTAAAGAACCACCAAAATATTTTCCATCCGTTAAAACGGACATCCCGCAAACGCCGGCATCCTCATAGCCTCTAGCTACATCTTGCACATTTAAACTTTGGTTGATTTCAGATTTTGAAGGGGAACGACGTTTATGCTCGGCAATGATACCACTATCACTATTGCGCAGTGCATTGCTCAACGAAACAGTTTGGCGGGAGAACAATACCGATTTTTCTAATTGTGAAATAGGAATAATGGACTTCTTTAAGCCCACTTCTTTGTGTTTGTCCGCTACTATTTTATCTAGAATATTCATGTGTTTTTATTCGCATCTTGGATGCCACTTTTAATTTTTACTTAACTCTTGCAACTTTCTCAACGCATTTAGCCCTTTACCTGCCAATAATGATTCTTTAGCTTTTTCAAAACCTTCTTTTGGACTCAAATTTTTAACCGTTGCAATAGCAATTCCTGCATTAGCGCAAACCACATTATTCTGAGCTTCTGTACCACGACCTTGCAAAACATTCATAAATATCTGAGCAGAATCTTCAATGGAATCGCCCCCAACAATTTGAGATTGCTTTATTTTTTGAACTCCAAAATCTTCGGGCTTTAACATGCTTTCGCTAGTGTTGGAAATGGTTTTTGTATTTCCGGTCAATGATATTTCGTCATAACCATCTAAAGCGTGAAGAACAGTAAATTTCTTATCGGTATTTTGATATAGGTACCCATACATTCTAGCAAGTTCCAAATTAAAAACACCTACCATTTGGTTCTTTGGGAAAGCGGGGTTTACCATTGGCCCCAACATGTTGAAAAAGGTCTTCACCGCTAATTCCCTCCGAATAGGGCCTACATTTTTCATGGCTGGGTGAAATAAAGGAGCGTGCAAAACGCAAATTCCAGCTTCATCAATAGATTTCTTTAGGAAGTCAGCTTCGTTACTGAATTTGATTCCCAAGAACTCCATTACATTACTACTTCCACATTTTGAAGAAACCCCATAATTACCATGTTTGGTTACGTGCACTCCCGCACCTGCGGTAATAAATGAAGCCAAGGTAGAGATGTTAAAAGTGTCTTTTCCGTCACCACCGGTTCCACATAAATCAATTGGGTTGTAGTCGGAAAGGTCTACGGCCAAACACAATTCTAAAAGGGCATCTCTGAAACCTTCCAGCTCTTCTATGGCGATACTACGCATCATATAAACAGTTAAGAAGGCTGCAATCTGGCTTGTATTGTAATCTCCTTTGGCAATATTTACCAACACTTGTTTTGCTTCCTGCTTCTCAAGAATATCGTGATTAATGAGTTTATTTAAGATTTCTTTCATGGTACTGTTCTTACTGCTATGTAAACGTTTTGATATGTTTTTTAGACTTCCAAATTTAGTTTTTCAACCAGTTAGAAAGAATCTTTTTACCTTCAGGAGTCAAAACCGACTCAGGGTGGAATTGCACTGCGGAAACATCATAGACCTTATGGCGAAGCGACATAATTTGACCGTTTTCATCAACTGAGGTAGCTTCTAGGCTTTCCGGTAAATTTGGGTCCACTACCCATGAATGGTAGCGTCCCACATTTATCTTTTTGGGAAGGCCTTCAAAATTAGGGTCGTCTTTGGTAATCGTTATTTCAGTAGCGATACCGTGGTATACTTCGTCTAAATTAATTATTGAACCACCAAAAACTTCACCTATGGCCTGTTGGCCCAAGCACACCCCAAAAATACTCTTGGTAGGTGCATATTTGGCAATAATTTCCTTTAAAAGTCCTGCTTCGTCCGGAATTCCTGGTCCAGGTGAAAGCACTATTTTATCAAAAGCATCAACTTCTTCCAAAGTCAATTGGTCGTTACGTTTTACTATAACCTGACAATCTAAGTCCTCTAAATAATGAACCAAGTTATAGGTAAAACTATCGTAGTTGTCTATTACTAAAATCTTCTTCATGGTTATATGGTTTCAGCAATTTTCAAAGCTTTGGTCAGTGCGCCCAATTTGTTATAGGTTTCTTGCAATTCGTCTTCGGGGTTTGATGCGGCAACAAGACCTGCGCCCGCTTGGTAATTTAACTGGTGGTTTTTGCTCAAGAACGTACGGATCATAATGGCATGGTTGAAATTACCGTCAAAATCCATAAAGCCGATGGCGCCACCGTAGTATCCTCTACTGGTTTTTTCATACTTCTCAATAAGCTGCATGGCCATATGTTTTGGTGCGCCGCTTAACGTTCCTGCTGGAAAAGTGTCCGCAACTACTTTCATGGTAGGCGTATCTTTTTTCTTTTGCCCTACAACTTTTGATACCAGATGAATAACGTGGGAAAAGAACTGTACTTCTCTATAATTGGTTACCTCTACCAAACTACCGTTTCGGCTTAAATCGTTACGAGCTAAATCTACCAACATTACATGTTCGCTATTTTCCTTGTCGTCTTCTTTAAGTTGTTTGGCAAGAATGGCATCTTGTTCATCGTTTCCGGTACGTTTAAAGGTTCCGGCGATAGGGTGAATTTCTGCTTTACCTTCTTTAACGATAAGTTGAGCTTCCGGAGAACTTCCAAAAATCTTAAAATCGCCATAATCAAAATAAAATAAGTAAGGTGAAGGGTTTATAGAACGAAGTGCTCGGTAAACATTGAATTCATCTCCTTTGAATCCTTGAGAAAATCTACGAGATAAAACCAGCTGAAAAACATCACCACGTTGACAGTGTTTTTTAGCTAATCGAACGTGTTCTCTATACTCTTCATCTTCCAGATTGGAAGTAGCGTCTCCATCCAAAGAGAAATTATATGAAGCAAATGTGCGTACATTCAAGATATGTGCTATTTCAGATGTGTTTTCATCAGTGTTATAACAATGCGCAAAAATATAGGCTTCATTCTTATGATGGTCTATCGCAATGATGTTTTGGTAGACTGCATAGTAAATATCAGGTATAGTGATTGAGTTGTCTTTTTTACTGATTTCCACATCTTCATAATAACGAACGGCATCATAGGCCATGTAACCAAAAATACCGTTGTTGATGAATTTGAAATCGCTTTCGTCGGCTTCAAACTTTTTACTGAAGTCATGCAAGACTTTTACAACGTCTGTACCTTCGTTTATTTCCGTTTCTTGCGAAGTCTGATCAGGAAAACGCTCAATAATGGTTTCATTCTCTATTTTTATTGATGCAATAGGGTTGCAACAGATATACGAAAAACTATTGTCGTTAGCGTGATAGTCGCTACTTTCAAGCAAGATACTATTGGGGAAGCGGTCTCTAATTTTTAGATAAACGCTTACCGGCGTAATGGTATCGGCCAGGATTTTTTTGTGGAATGATTTTAATTTGTACTTCATGTTGATAGTATTCAAATGCAAAAGGCTTGTCGTGATGACAAGCCTTTATATAGTTTTACTACAATGATGCTTAGCTCACGATATCTGTCGAGAGTTGTTCCACCACCAAGTATTTGTGTTATTTCTGTTCATTGGCTCAAATATAGAAATCATTTTTAAAACCACAAACCCATTTGTTTGAAAAAAACAAAACCCTGCAATCGTGTGAAATGCAGGGCTTAAATTTTATAGTTGTACCTATTTAGAATTCTAGGTCGACCACTAGGTCAAACTCGTCATAAATGGCTTTATCGCCTAAATTGTCAAAGAAACTACCGGAACCATATTTAATGTCATAAGCTGTTCTATCTACTTTTACTGTAGCAGTAGCTTTGCTACCATACACAGATACGTCAAAAGTTACAGGTTTGGTAATATCTTTAATGGTAAGGTCACCCGTTACTTCATAAGAATTTTTACCAGTAGCCTCAACTTTAGTAAAAACCAATTTAGCGGCAGTGTGCTTTTCGGTACCAAAGAAATCGTCAGATTTTAAATGGCCTTCTAATTTTCCTTTAGATTCTCCCTCAACGTCAGTTGCTACCAACGTAGTCATGTCGGCTTCAAACTCTCCCCCTGTTAATTTATCACCTTCAAAAACTAAAGTACCTGATTTTAAGTTGACATTTCCGTAATGAGATCCAGTTACTTTATAAGCCTTCCAGGTAATACTACTTGTTTCTGTTTTTACTTCTTTTTTCTCTTCAGCTACTGGTTCAGTTGCTGTTGCTACGCCAAATACCATGGCAAGTGCTAAACTAAATACTCCTTTTTTCATAATTGATGTTTAAAAATTAATTGATATTAGTGTTTTTATTCAAATTTATTGAACAACACGTTCAGTTGTTCCATTTCTTGATCAGATAGATTTTGAAGCAATCTATCTTCGGCTTCGGACATAGAGATATCCATTTTTTTCAAAATAGATAGTCCCTCTTTTGTTATACGTATTTCTACCTTCCGCCGGTTCGAAGGGCAAACCCTTCTTTCTACATATTCTTTTAATAATAGTTTATCTACCAAACGGGTAGTATTGCTCATTTTGGTTACCATTCGTTCGTTAAGCGTTGCTAAACTTGCTGGTTTTTCGTTCTGTCCTCTTAATATGCGTAGCACATTAAACTGTTGTAAGGATACGCCATGAGGTTTTAAAGCAGTATTTAAGGCTTCGTTTACCCTATTGTTCACCAATAAAAAGTGAATTAGCGTTCGGCTTTTTAAAGGAATCTCTTTATCGGTCTTTAAAATATCTTCAACATTCATGTCTCTACAACTATTGTATATACAAATGTATATTGAATGTTTGATGTGGTAAAATATTGGATCGGTAAATTTTTGTTAAATATTTAGGAAATGCCTTTGAATCAAAATCCGTAATTTTGGATTTTAATTGATATTCGCGGTAGCGAAAAAAAAGAACGTTATGAATTTATCACAAGAAGATTGGGAAGAGCAACTAGAAAAAGATGATAATGCGCTGATTCTGGATGTTAGGACTCCAGAAGAAGTAGAGGAGGGATATATTCCTAATTCTACAAATATAGATTTTTACCTTGGACAAGATTTCTTGAACGAGATAGAGAAGCTTGATAAAAGCAAGAATTATTATGTGTATTGCCGTAGCGGTAACCGCAGTGGTCAGGCCTGTGCCATTATGAACAGTGTAGGTTTTGAGAATACGTACAACCTTGAAGGTGGTTTCATGAATTGGGACGGAGCTGTAGAAGGGGAGTAGTTGTATTTTTTACTTTTTTTAGTGGGAGTTCTAATACCAGAGAAATGAAGTCTCTACTGGGTATCTATTATAGGTGTCCAGTAGAGATTTTTTAGTTTTTACGTTTTTTGTGTCTAAATTGTACATTGCAAAACAAACCATTTCCTATGCGAGAAGACCTTCTTCATTTTATTTGGAAGTATAAGAAGCTACAACTTACAAACTTAGTAACGACCCTAGGAGAACGTTTGCTGCTTTTGGATTTTGGTGCTCACAATCATTTGGCGGGTCCTGATTTCTTTAATGCTAAAATAGATATTGACGGTCAGGTTTGGGCGGGTAATGTAGAGATACATTTAAAATCTTCGGATTGGTACGCGCATTATCATGAGGAAGACGATAACTATAATAATGTAATATTACATGTGGTTTGGGAGGATGATGTTGAAGTTTTTAGAAAAGATAATAGCGCCATACCCACATTAGAATTACGCAAGTACATTCCATTGCAGTTGTTGCAATCTTACCAAAAGTTGTTTGATAAGAAAGATGTTCGTTTTGTTAATTGCGAAAAAGACCTTAAAGAAGTTGACGATTTTCTGGTTAAGAACTGGCTAGAGCGATTATATTTTGAACGATTAGAGGTCAAAGCTGAATTTGTACTGGAACTACTTGAAAAAACGAATAATAATTGGGAGCAGGTTCTTTTTACCTCACTCTTAAAGACTTTTGGACTCAAAATAAATGGGGCGTCTTTTCTAAGTTTGGGCGCTGCTCTTGAATTTTCAGTTTTTAGAAAGCAGCAAGAGAATGTATTTCAGACAGAGAGCCTGTTGTTTGGTATGACCCATTTACTGGAAGACGATGAGGTTTTAGACGAATATTATATTCAATTAAAAAAAGAGTATGAGTATCAGAAGAAAAAATATGATTTAAAAGATGAAGGTGTTTTAAAACCACAATTCTTCAAGCTTAGACCGCCCAACTTCCCTACTATCCGGCTATCTCAATTGGCTAATTTATATGGTTCACATTTCTCGTTGTTTCAAAAAGTAGTTTCGGCAACAAGTTTAGAAGAAATGTATGCGTTGTTTGAAGTTTCTGCTAGTCCGTATTGGAATGATCACTATACGTTCGGAA
This genomic interval from Zobellia roscoffensis contains the following:
- the trpD gene encoding anthranilate phosphoribosyltransferase, which produces MKEILNKLINHDILEKQEAKQVLVNIAKGDYNTSQIAAFLTVYMMRSIAIEELEGFRDALLELCLAVDLSDYNPIDLCGTGGDGKDTFNISTLASFITAGAGVHVTKHGNYGVSSKCGSSNVMEFLGIKFSNEADFLKKSIDEAGICVLHAPLFHPAMKNVGPIRRELAVKTFFNMLGPMVNPAFPKNQMVGVFNLELARMYGYLYQNTDKKFTVLHALDGYDEISLTGNTKTISNTSESMLKPEDFGVQKIKQSQIVGGDSIEDSAQIFMNVLQGRGTEAQNNVVCANAGIAIATVKNLSPKEGFEKAKESLLAGKGLNALRKLQELSKN
- a CDS encoding anthranilate synthase component II, producing the protein MKKILVIDNYDSFTYNLVHYLEDLDCQVIVKRNDQLTLEEVDAFDKIVLSPGPGIPDEAGLLKEIIAKYAPTKSIFGVCLGQQAIGEVFGGSIINLDEVYHGIATEITITKDDPNFEGLPKKINVGRYHSWVVDPNLPESLEATSVDENGQIMSLRHKVYDVSAVQFHPESVLTPEGKKILSNWLKN
- a CDS encoding anthranilate synthase component I family protein, coding for MKYKLKSFHKKILADTITPVSVYLKIRDRFPNSILLESSDYHANDNSFSYICCNPIASIKIENETIIERFPDQTSQETEINEGTDVVKVLHDFSKKFEADESDFKFINNGIFGYMAYDAVRYYEDVEISKKDNSITIPDIYYAVYQNIIAIDHHKNEAYIFAHCYNTDENTSEIAHILNVRTFASYNFSLDGDATSNLEDEEYREHVRLAKKHCQRGDVFQLVLSRRFSQGFKGDEFNVYRALRSINPSPYLFYFDYGDFKIFGSSPEAQLIVKEGKAEIHPIAGTFKRTGNDEQDAILAKQLKEDDKENSEHVMLVDLARNDLSRNGSLVEVTNYREVQFFSHVIHLVSKVVGQKKKDTPTMKVVADTFPAGTLSGAPKHMAMQLIEKYEKTSRGYYGGAIGFMDFDGNFNHAIMIRTFLSKNHQLNYQAGAGLVAASNPEDELQETYNKLGALTKALKIAETI
- a CDS encoding YceI family protein, translated to MKKGVFSLALAMVFGVATATEPVAEEKKEVKTETSSITWKAYKVTGSHYGNVNLKSGTLVFEGDKLTGGEFEADMTTLVATDVEGESKGKLEGHLKSDDFFGTEKHTAAKLVFTKVEATGKNSYEVTGDLTIKDITKPVTFDVSVYGSKATATVKVDRTAYDIKYGSGSFFDNLGDKAIYDEFDLVVDLEF
- a CDS encoding MarR family winged helix-turn-helix transcriptional regulator, whose product is MNVEDILKTDKEIPLKSRTLIHFLLVNNRVNEALNTALKPHGVSLQQFNVLRILRGQNEKPASLATLNERMVTKMSNTTRLVDKLLLKEYVERRVCPSNRRKVEIRITKEGLSILKKMDISMSEAEDRLLQNLSDQEMEQLNVLFNKFE
- a CDS encoding rhodanese-like domain-containing protein, producing MNLSQEDWEEQLEKDDNALILDVRTPEEVEEGYIPNSTNIDFYLGQDFLNEIEKLDKSKNYYVYCRSGNRSGQACAIMNSVGFENTYNLEGGFMNWDGAVEGE
- a CDS encoding DUF2851 family protein, with amino-acid sequence MREDLLHFIWKYKKLQLTNLVTTLGERLLLLDFGAHNHLAGPDFFNAKIDIDGQVWAGNVEIHLKSSDWYAHYHEEDDNYNNVILHVVWEDDVEVFRKDNSAIPTLELRKYIPLQLLQSYQKLFDKKDVRFVNCEKDLKEVDDFLVKNWLERLYFERLEVKAEFVLELLEKTNNNWEQVLFTSLLKTFGLKINGASFLSLGAALEFSVFRKQQENVFQTESLLFGMTHLLEDDEVLDEYYIQLKKEYEYQKKKYDLKDEGVLKPQFFKLRPPNFPTIRLSQLANLYGSHFSLFQKVVSATSLEEMYALFEVSASPYWNDHYTFGKKSKKSIKRLTPKFIDLLIVNAILPLQFCYAKYQGKDVNENIINIISNIKKEENTVVGNFKTHGLSAGNAQESQALLQLYNSYCTQNKCLQCAVGTNLLR